Proteins found in one Mytilus edulis chromosome 2, xbMytEdul2.2, whole genome shotgun sequence genomic segment:
- the LOC139513824 gene encoding perlucin-like protein, with product MGAIGILTLVLCAIFPLAASISKVDETVIDTLKQVREQLTSIENKLKKKTCEPGWLKYKGSCYFFSKNSNTWINAERECKQKSSNLVKIDSASENIWIKRQARVRHEQRWIGAREVNGQWEWVSDLTPLTFTSWDVDEPNNAKENCAHIHKIISYNWNDIKCSKRFHFICEKSTGQ from the exons ATGGGTGCTATAGGAATACTAACATTAGTTCTGTGTGCAATATTTCCGCTTGCCGCCAGTATTTCAAAGGTAGACGAAACAGTAATTGATACTTTGAAACAAGTAAGAGAACAACTCACTTCAATCGAAAACAAGCTCAAaa AAAAGACATGTGAACCGGGATGGCTCAAGTACAAAGGAAGCTGTTACTTTTTCAGTAAGAATTCCAACACTTGGATAAATGCTGAG CGTGAATGTAAACAGAAGTCAAGTAATTTGGTAAAAATTGACAGTGCCTCAGAAAATATTTGGATCAAACGACAGGCTAGAG TCAGACATGAGCAACGATGGATAGGCGCCCGTGAGGTTAATGGACAATGGGAATGGGTGTCCGATTTAACTCCACTGACATTTACTTCATGGGATGTAGATGAACCAAATAATGCAAAGGAAAACTGTGCCCATATTCATAAGATCATTTCATACAACTGGAATGATATTAAGTGTAGCAAGCGTTTCCACTTTATTTGTGAGAAATCAACC GGACAGTAA